In Mus musculus strain C57BL/6J chromosome 14, GRCm38.p6 C57BL/6J, the following are encoded in one genomic region:
- the Mmrn2 gene encoding multimerin-2 precursor, translating to MIPTLLLGFGVYLSWGLLGSWAQDPGTKFSHLNRPGMPEGWRLGAEDTSRDPIRRNWCPYQKSRLVTFVAACKTEKFLVHSQQPCPQGAPDCQGVRVMYRVAQKPVYQVQQKVLISVDWRCCPGFQGPDCQDHNPTANPEPTEPSGKLQETWDSMDGFELGHPVPEFNEIKVPQEQQENLLQNLQNDAQSVEDGFPGSWEAPPSNLTDEMTEANLTEFEFPGRTSEHLLQPHIDAFLKAHFSPIWKNFNDSLHSLSQAIRNLSLDVEANHQAIKMIQEGTVARADFQELGAKFEAKVQQNSQRLGQLWQDVEDQLHAQRRSVHHALSDVQAEVSTKLKQLVKAQELPGANGSLVMASAAAAARPEPESLQARLGQLQRNLSALHMVTSQREEELQSTLKNMDSVLKQHAEEIKELYSESDETFDQISKVERQVEELLVNHTGLRELRVILMEKSLIMEENKEEIERQLLELNLTLQHLHAGHADLIKYVKDCNCQRVNSDVDVAPEGHRDVMHTLEETQVSLDEQHQLDGSSLQALQSTVDAMSSAMDAYRGEGERARAERARIRSQLRALDHAVEALKTAANGTRKEIRLLHGSFTALLEDALRHQAVLAALFGEEMIDEMSEEAPRPLPLDYEQIRLALQDAASGLQEQAIGWEDLATRVEALEKAAGGFVEQHPQLAEGLEPSHDSGREEEAMTLAELEQEIRRLSSDVKQIGQCCEASWAASLNSSLEDLHSMLLDTQHGLRQHRQLFHNLFQNFQGLVASNISLDLGKLQAMLSKKDKKQPRGPGESRKRDKKQVVMSTDAHAKGLELWETGSPVAFYAGSSEGATALQMVKFNTTSINVGSSYFPEHGYFRAPKRGVYLFAVSITFGPGPGMGQLVFEGHHRVPVYSTEQRGGSTATTFAMVELQKGERAWFELIQGSATKGSQPGTAFGGFLMFKT from the exons GAACTGGTGTCCTTACCAGAAGTCCAGGCTAGTCACCTTTGTAGCTGCTTGCAAAACAGAGAAATTCCTGGTCCATTCACAGCAGCCATGTCCACAGGGAGCCCCTGACTGCCAGGGAGTCAGAGTCAT GTATCGAGTGGCCCAGAAGCCAGTGTACCAGGTCCAGCAGAAGGTGCTGATCTCTGTGGACTGGCGGTGCTGCCCAGGGTTCCAGGGACCAGACTGCCAGGACCACA ATCCCACAGCAAACCCTGAGCCCACAGAGCCAAGTGGTAAACTCCAGGAGACTTGGGACTCgatggatggctttgaacttg GTCACCCTGTCCCAGAGTTTAATGAGATTAAGGTGCCACAAGAACAACAGGAAAACCTGCTTCAAAATCTCCAGAATGATGCCCAGTCAGTAGAAGATGGCTTTCCAGGCTCTTGGGAAGCCCCACCCAGCAACCTCACAGATGAGATGACAGAAGCCAATCTAACAGAATTCG AGTTTCCTGGCAGGACATCAGAGCACCTGCTGCAGCCCCATATTGATGCATTCCTGAAAGCACACTTCAGTCCCATCTGGAAGAACTTCAACGACAGCTTGCACAGCCTCTCCCAGGCCATCAGAAACTTGTCTCTTGATGTGGAGGCCAATCACCAGGCCATCAAGATGATCCAGGAGGGCACAGTGGCTAGGGCTGACTTCCAAGAGCTTGGtgccaagtttgaggccaaggtCCAGCAGAATAGCCAGAGACTGGGCCAACTGTGGCAGGATGTGGAGGACCAGCTGCATGCCCAGCGCCGATCGGTGCATCATGCCCTCTCTGATGTCCAGGCTGAGGTGAGCACCAAGTTAAAGCAGCTTGTCAAGGCTCAGGAACTTCCAGGGGCCAATGGCAGCCTGGTGATGGCATCTGCAGCAGCGGCAGCaaggccagagccagagagcctgCAGGCCAGGCTAGGGCAGCTGCAGAGAAACCTCTCTGCTCTGCACATGGTCACTAGCCAGAGGGAGGAGGAGTTGCAGAGCACCCTCAAGAACATGGACAGCGTCCTGAAGCAGCACGCCGAAGAGATCAAAGAGCTCTATTCTGAATCGGATGAGACCTTCGACCAGATCAGCAAGgtagagaggcaggtggaggagCTGCTGGTGAACCACACCGGGCTTCGAGAGCTGCGGGTGATCCTAATGGAAAAGTCCCTGATCATGGAGGAGAACAAAGAGGAGATAGAGCGGCAACTGTTGGAACTCAACCTTACCCTGCAGCATCTGCATGCGGGTCATGCAGACCTCATTAAGTATGTCAAGGACTGCAACTGCCAAAGGGTCAACTCTGACGTGGATGTCGCTCCGGAGGGCCACAGGGATGTCATGCACACCCTAGAAGAGACCCAAGTGAGCCTGGACGAACAGCACCAGCTAGACGGTTCTTCTTTGCAGGCCCTGCAAAGCACTGTAGATGCCATGTCTTCAGCAATGGATGCCTATAGAGGAGAGGGTGAACGGGCCCGGGCTGAAAGGGCACGGATACGGAGCCAACTGCGGGCTCTGGATCATGCTGTGGAAGCGCTGAAGACAGCGGCGAATGGAACCCGCAAAGAGATACGCCTACTGCACGGCTCCTTCACAGCCCTGCTGGAGGATGCCCTGCGACATCAGGCCGTGCTAGCTGCACTCTTCGGGGAGGAGATGATAGACGAGATGTCAGAGGAGGCCCCTCGCCCTCTGCCACTGGATTATGAGCAGATCCGCCTAGCCCTGCAGGACGCGGCCAGTGGGCTACAGGAACAGGCGATTGGTTGGGAGGACTTGGCCACCCGGGTGGAGGCATTGGAGAAGGCCGCAGGTGGCTTTGTGGAGCAGCACCCACAGTTGGCAGAGGGACTTGAGCCCAGCCACGActctgggagagaggaggaagccatgACTTTGGCGGAGCTGGAGCAGGAGATTCGGCGCCTGAGTTCTGATGTCAAGCAGATTGGGCAGTGCTGTGAGGCCTCCTGGGCTGCCTCCCTCAATAGCTCCCTTGAAGACCTACACAGCATGCTCTTGGACACCCAGCACGGCCTGAGACAGCACCGGCAGCTCTTCCACAACCTCTTCCAGAACTTCCAAGGTCTGGTGGCAAGCAACATCAGCCTAGACTTGGGGAAGCTGCAGGCCATGTTGAGTAAGAAAGATAAGAAGCAACCGAGAGGCCCAGGAGAATCCCGGAAGAGGGATAAGAAGCAAGTGGTGATGTCTACAGATGCACACGCCAAAGGTCTGGAGCTCTGGGAGACAG GCTCCCCTGTGGCCTTCTATGCCGGTTCTTCAGAAGGGGCCACTGCTCTGCAGATGGTGAAGTTCAACACCACATCCATCAATGTGGGCAGCAGCTACTTTCCTGAACATGGCTACTTCCGAGCTCCCAAACGTGGCGTCTACTTGTTTGCTGTGAGCATTACATTTGGCCCAGGCCCAGGAATGGGGCAGCTGGTATTTGAAGGTCATCACCGGGTTCCAGTCTACAGTACGGAACAGAGGGGCGGGAGCACAGCCACCACTTTTGCTATGGTAGAGCTACAAAAGGGTGAGAGAGCGTGGTTTGAGTTAATCCAAGGGTCAGCAACCAAAGGGAGCCAACCAGGCACTGCATTTGGGGGCTTCCTGATGTTCAAGACCTGA